A DNA window from Alligator mississippiensis isolate rAllMis1 chromosome 11, rAllMis1, whole genome shotgun sequence contains the following coding sequences:
- the CATSPER2 gene encoding cation channel sperm-associated protein 2 has translation MDPPQVTAVARPPQCSCSVSCTAPRVLQPGTRAPSPQPRCSPHLALSCLDPVPGWAPAASLPRMCHARATAGGQRGRRVSARSGCSPDTLLLQSPEDAPKDKGPASFTLLPRADAIRSKLIYTFYLVDHLQGLCQAVPRHNIRDFLDHKKRKKLMLADHHQLIRFNIALVRNSGVPRGQRLCSRLHVRCSRWPPLAMWASWLLSGTIFKSFIIILIFLNTVILMIKSEMMNWTGESIRNLMLSLEVLTWFIIAIFILEIGLSWVVDFRGYWHNIWNIFDFSITVLSLVPEFLYLLPVADWEVRRRLLRIGRVSLSLKLFSRFRQVRLIVLAIMKALKAMTFILLLLLIFFYVFTVSGIFFFESYSRSDRTDLEYGWYFRDLPNSLVTVFILFTMDHWYSLLQDTWKIPEINKVISSLYIILWLLIGSFIFRNIFVAIMVTNFKNIRSDLIEEVKQIETQKRADLFKMQIREKRQSQSHVLGGSLESSSSTRRLHFSCLEPEKELASELSPPTSSSDQRSSKDLDWETYVHQNLESLREGGEGEQVMWPRDSLFRYFELLEQLQYNLEERRRLQEYAVRALTNMQDK, from the exons ATGGACCCGCCGCAGGTAACAGCTGTCGCTAGGCCCCCGCAATGCAGCTGCAGCGTCTCGTGCACTGCTCCCCgggtgctgcagcctggcacacgtGCGCcgagcccccagccccgctgctccccacacctcgcTCTCAGCTGCCTGGACCCAGTGCCAGGAtgggccccagcagcctccctgccacgCATGTGCCACGCACGTGCCACGGCGGGGGGGCAGCGTGGTCGGCGCGTCTCTGCTCGGTCCGGCTGCAGCCCAGACACGCTGTTGTTGCAGAGCCCAGAGGACGCCCCCAAAGAcaagggccctgcctccttcacgCTGCTGCCCCGCGCAGATGCCATTCGCTCCAAGCTGATCTACACCTTCTACCTCGTGGACCACCTGCAGGGCCTGTGCCAGGCTGTCCCCCGACACAACATCCGGGACTTCCTGG ACCACAAGAAGAGGAAGAAGCTGATGCTCGCAGACCATCACCAGCTCATCCGCTTCAACATCGCCCTAGTCAGGAACAGTGGTGTCCCACGGGGCCAGCGCCTGTGCAGCCGGCTCCACGTGCGCTGCAGCCGCTGGCCCCCCCTCGCCATGTGGGCCTCCTGGCTGCTGAGCG GCACCATCTTCAAGTCCTTCATCATCATCCTCATCTTCCTCAACACGGTCATCCTGATGATCAAGAGTG AGATGATGAACTGGACGGGGGAGAGCATCCGCAACCTCATGCTGAGCCTGGAGGTGCTCACCTGGTTCATCATCGCCATCTTCATCCTGGAGATCGGGCTCAGCTGGGTCGTCGACTTCAGGGGCTACTGGCACAACATCTGGAACATCTTCGACTTCAGCATCACGGTGCtg TCGCTGGTGCCCGAGTTCCTGTACCTGCTGCCCGTGGCCGACTGGGAGGTGCGCCGGAGGCTGCTGCGCATCGGCCGCGTCTCCCTCTCCCTGAAGCTCTTCTCCAGGTTCCGGCAGGTGCGGCTCATCGTCCTGGCCATCATGAAGGCCCTGAAG GCCATGACCTTCATCCTGCTGCTCCTGTTGATTTTCTTCTACGTGTTCACTGTGTCCGGCATCTTTTTCTTCGAGAGCTACAGCCGCTCGGACCGCACCGACCTGGAGTACGGCTGGTACTTCCG GGACCTGCCCAACTCGCTGGTGACCGTGTTCATCCTCTTCACCATGGACCACTGGTACAGCCTACTCCAGGACACTTGGAAGATCCCCGAGATCAACAAGGTCATCAGCAGCCTCTACATCATCCTCTGGCTACTCATTGGCTCCTTCATCTTCAGGAACATCTTTGTGGCCATCATGG TGACTAACTTCAAGAACATCCGGAGCGACCTGATCGAAGAGGTGAAGCAGATCGAGACGCAGAAGAGAGCCGACCTGTTCAAGATGCAGATCAGGGAGAA GCGGCAGAGCCAGTCGCACGTCCTGgggggcagcctggagagctcgTCCAG CACCCGCAGGCTCCACTTCTCATGCTTGGAGCCCGAGAAGGAGCTGGCCTCCGAGCTCAGCCCTCCGACCTCATCGTCCGACCAGAGGAGCTCCAAGGACC TGGACTGGGAGACGTACGTGCACCAGAACCTGGAGAGCCTGCGGGAGGGCGGCGAGGGCGAGCAGGTGATGTGGCCCCGGGACTCCCTCTTCCGCTACTTcgagctgctggagcagctgcagtaCAACCTGGAGGAGCGCCGGCGGCTGCAGGAATATGCAG TCCGGGCACTGACCAACATGCAGGACAAGTAG
- the LOC132244010 gene encoding zinc transporter ZIP1-like — protein sequence MAAQGAELGCLLALLLLTLLCGLLPARLRGATAAHGRRPVCRPAEPRGPWLSALGAAAGGVFLAACLLDVVPDYLGEMREALRARRIQVSFPLAELVLALGFLLVLVLERAALECGERRARAPGEAAPLLPAPAAPAPAPFRALAMLLALSLHSVLEGLAVGLQAVPARALRVCAAILLHKAVIAVGLSLLLLRSRVATRCFVASVAAFALMSPLGIVLGMGLSQSRGPSAALAQCLLQGLAAGTFLYVTFLEILPHELSAARGRLPQVLALLLGFSAMVTLRFLG from the exons ATGGCGGCGCAGGGCgcggagctgggctgcctgctggcgctgctgctgctcacgCTGCTGTGCGGGTTGCTCCCGGCGCGGCTGCGGGGCGCGACGGCCGCGCACG gacgcCGGCCCGTGTGCCGTCCGGCAGAGCCGCGCGGGCCGTGGCTGAGCGCGCTGGGCGCCGCGGCGGGCGGCGTGTTCCTGGCCGCCTGCCTGCTGGACGTGGTGCCCGACTACCTGGGCGAGATGCGCGAGGCGCTGCGGGCGCGGCGGATCCAG GTGTCCTTCCCGCTGGCCGAGCTGGTGCTGGCGCTGGGCttcctgctggtgctggtgctggagcGCGCGGCGCTGGAGTGCGGGGAGCGGCGGGCGCGGGCCCCCGGCGAGGCCGCCCCGCTGCTGCCCGCGCCCGCCGCGCCCGCTCCTGCGCCCTTCCGCGCGCTGGCCATGCTGCTGGCGCTCTCGCTGCACTcggtgctggaggggctggccgTGGGGCTGCAGGCCGTGCCGGCCCGGGCGCTGCGCGTCTGCGCCGCCATCCTGCTGCACAAGGCCGTCATCGCCGTGGGCCTCTCGCTTCTGCTGCTGCGGAGCCGCGTGGCCACCCGCTGCTTCGTGGCCTCCGTGGCCGCCTTCGCCCTCATGTCGCCGCTGGGCATCGTGCTGGGCATGGGCCTGTCGCAGAGCCGCGGCCCGAGTGCCGCCCTGGCCCAGTGCTTGCTGCAGGGGCTGGCGGCCGGCACCTTCCTCTACGTCACCTTCCTGGAGATCCTGCCCCACGAGCTGAGCGCTGCCCGCGGACgcctgccccaggtgctggccctgctgctgggctTCTCTGCCATGGTCACCCTGCGCTTCCTGGGTTGA